One Actinospica robiniae DSM 44927 genomic region harbors:
- a CDS encoding FAD-binding dehydrogenase produces the protein MDADVIIVGAGLAGLTAAHELTSRGRRVALVEQENAANLGGQAFWSFGGLFLVDTPEQRRLGVHDSFDLAWADWLGSAQFDRREDEDSWAVRWARAYVEFAAGEKRSWLLGHGLTFLPTVGWAERGDLRADGHGNSVPRFHITWGTGTGVVEPFVRYARQATAGGLLTFHHRHRVDDLVVTDGVACGVRGKVLAPDEAARGVSSNRDEVADFELTAQAVILTTGGIGANHDLVRRHWPARLGKPPTSMVTGVPAYVDGRMLEISERAGARLVNRDRMWHYTEGLRNWSPVWPGHGIRILPGPSSMWFDAIGRRLPAPYLPGYDTLGTLGHLRSDPAIAEHDHSWFILTEKIIEKEFALSGSEQNPDITSKDRKAFLRERVLGKGAPGPVAAFMEHGADFAVARELDELVVKMNGLTERPLLDAELIRRQIEARDLQVANAFSKDAQVQGIRNSRRYLGDRLGRTATPHRILDPAAGPLIGVKLNILTRKTLGGVQTDLDSRVVGADGEIIPGLYAAGELAGFGGGGVHGYNALEGTFLGGCLFSGRAAGRAAVQATAG, from the coding sequence ATGGACGCTGACGTCATCATCGTCGGAGCCGGGCTCGCCGGCCTCACGGCGGCCCATGAGCTCACCTCGCGCGGCCGCAGGGTCGCGCTGGTCGAGCAGGAGAACGCGGCGAACCTCGGCGGCCAGGCCTTCTGGTCCTTCGGCGGCCTGTTCCTCGTCGACACGCCCGAGCAGCGCCGGCTCGGCGTGCACGACTCCTTCGACCTGGCCTGGGCCGACTGGCTGGGCAGCGCCCAGTTCGACCGGCGCGAGGACGAGGACTCCTGGGCGGTGCGCTGGGCCCGGGCCTACGTCGAGTTCGCGGCGGGGGAGAAGCGGTCCTGGCTGCTGGGCCACGGCCTGACCTTCCTGCCCACCGTCGGCTGGGCCGAGCGCGGGGACCTGCGGGCGGACGGCCACGGCAACTCCGTCCCGCGCTTCCACATCACCTGGGGCACCGGCACCGGCGTGGTCGAGCCCTTCGTCCGCTACGCCCGGCAGGCCACGGCCGGCGGGCTGCTGACGTTCCATCACCGCCACCGCGTCGACGACCTCGTGGTCACTGACGGTGTGGCCTGCGGCGTGCGCGGCAAGGTGCTCGCGCCCGACGAGGCGGCCCGCGGCGTGAGCTCCAACCGGGACGAGGTCGCCGACTTCGAACTCACCGCCCAGGCCGTCATCCTCACCACCGGCGGCATCGGCGCCAACCACGACCTCGTCCGCCGGCACTGGCCGGCCCGCCTCGGCAAGCCGCCGACGTCGATGGTCACCGGCGTACCCGCGTACGTCGACGGCCGGATGCTGGAGATCAGCGAGCGGGCCGGCGCCCGGCTGGTCAACCGCGACCGGATGTGGCATTACACCGAGGGCCTGCGCAACTGGAGCCCGGTCTGGCCCGGCCACGGCATCCGGATCCTGCCCGGCCCGTCCTCGATGTGGTTCGACGCCATCGGCCGCCGCCTGCCCGCGCCCTACCTGCCGGGCTACGACACCCTGGGCACACTGGGCCACCTGCGCTCGGACCCGGCGATCGCGGAGCACGACCACTCCTGGTTCATCCTGACCGAGAAGATCATCGAGAAGGAGTTCGCGCTCTCCGGCTCGGAGCAGAACCCGGACATCACCTCGAAGGACCGCAAGGCCTTCCTGCGCGAGCGTGTGCTGGGCAAGGGCGCGCCCGGGCCGGTGGCCGCGTTCATGGAGCACGGCGCCGACTTCGCGGTCGCCCGCGAGCTCGACGAGCTGGTGGTGAAGATGAACGGGCTGACCGAGCGGCCGCTGCTCGACGCCGAGCTGATCCGCCGCCAGATCGAAGCGCGCGACCTCCAGGTGGCGAACGCGTTCAGCAAGGACGCGCAGGTCCAGGGCATACGCAACTCCCGCCGCTACCTCGGCGACCGGCTCGGCCGCACCGCCACGCCGCACCGGATCCTGGACCCGGCGGCCGGCCCGCTGATCGGCGTGAAGCTCAACATCCTGACCCGCAAGACCCTCGGCGGCGTGCAGACCGACCTGGACTCGCGGGTCGTCGGGGCCGACGGCGAGATCATCCCCGGCCTGTACGCGGCCGGCGAACTGGCCGGCTTCGGCGGCGGCGGGGTACACGGCTACAACGCGCTCGAGGGCACGTTCCTCGGCGGCTGCCTGTTCAGCGGCCGTGCCGCGGGCCGCGCGGCGGTCCAGGCGACGGCGGGCTGA
- a CDS encoding S66 family peptidase, with protein sequence MRFPLPLRLGDRIAVTSPSSGVPDALRARLRTAIQTVEAYGYEVMVGECMDGTGHVSADAPKRARELTALLTDPSVRAVVPPWGGETAIDLLELLDWPAIMAAEPTWLVGFSDMSTILTPLTLRTGIATIHGNNLMDTPYRAPEGLLTWLDLAAAGPGATLRQDSPGRYRAEGFDDYRKNPGVRELTLDTPGRWIRLDRPEPVEVTGRLIGGCIETLCHTAGTRYGDVAGFAREHAPEGLIVYVEAASDDAFTICRSLHGMRLAGFFTNANAVLVGRTRAADAASLTQHQAVLDALSALDVPIIADVECGHVVPYMPVVNGALARLTYSDTENSLTQTLA encoded by the coding sequence ATGCGTTTCCCCTTGCCGCTGCGCCTTGGCGACCGAATCGCCGTCACGTCCCCCTCCAGCGGCGTACCCGACGCCTTGCGTGCCCGCCTGAGAACGGCGATCCAGACCGTCGAGGCATACGGGTACGAGGTGATGGTGGGCGAATGCATGGACGGCACCGGGCACGTCAGCGCGGACGCGCCCAAACGGGCGCGCGAGCTGACGGCGCTGCTCACCGATCCGTCGGTGCGCGCCGTGGTGCCTCCTTGGGGCGGGGAGACCGCTATCGATCTACTGGAACTGCTCGACTGGCCCGCGATCATGGCTGCCGAGCCGACCTGGCTTGTCGGCTTCTCCGACATGTCGACCATCCTCACGCCGCTGACCTTGCGGACCGGAATCGCGACCATCCACGGCAATAACCTGATGGACACCCCATATAGAGCCCCCGAAGGACTGCTGACCTGGCTGGACCTCGCCGCCGCGGGCCCGGGTGCGACGCTGCGCCAGGACTCGCCCGGCCGTTACCGCGCCGAGGGCTTCGACGACTACCGGAAGAATCCCGGCGTGCGTGAACTCACGCTCGACACGCCCGGCCGCTGGATCCGCCTGGACCGTCCGGAGCCGGTCGAGGTCACCGGTCGCTTGATCGGCGGCTGCATCGAGACCCTGTGCCACACGGCCGGCACACGCTATGGCGACGTGGCGGGTTTCGCCCGCGAACACGCCCCGGAAGGTCTGATCGTTTACGTCGAGGCGGCCAGCGACGACGCCTTCACGATCTGCCGCTCCCTGCACGGCATGCGCCTGGCCGGCTTCTTCACCAACGCCAACGCCGTCCTCGTCGGGCGCACTCGTGCCGCTGACGCCGCCAGTCTCACCCAGCACCAGGCCGTCCTCGACGCCCTGTCCGCCCTCGACGTGCCCATCATCGCGGACGTCGAGTGCGGGCACGTCGTGCCCTACATGCCCGTCGTCAATGGAGCCCTGGCCCGGCTCACCTACAGCGACACCGAAAACTCGCTCACTCAGACCCTCGCGTAA
- a CDS encoding alpha/beta family hydrolase translates to MQQMLVETPPGQARITRFPAVGRRRAALAVSHGAGGGIEAPDLQALAAALPAAGIEVALVEQPWRVAGKRLAPAPKTLDAAWTVLIPAYRAEALPDGVALFVGGRSAGARVACRTGLETGAAGVLALAFPLHPPGKPDKSRAPELLGTGLPTLVVQGAADAFGGLAEFPELPKGHRLVALPAGTHEFAVRKTQEPVLDQITDAVSEWISSLL, encoded by the coding sequence ATGCAGCAGATGCTGGTGGAGACGCCGCCCGGCCAGGCCCGGATCACCCGGTTCCCGGCCGTCGGCCGGCGCCGTGCCGCGCTGGCGGTCAGCCACGGCGCGGGCGGCGGGATCGAGGCACCCGACCTCCAGGCGCTCGCGGCGGCGCTCCCGGCCGCCGGGATCGAGGTCGCGTTGGTCGAGCAGCCGTGGCGGGTGGCCGGAAAGCGGCTGGCCCCGGCGCCGAAGACCCTCGACGCCGCCTGGACCGTGCTCATCCCGGCCTACCGGGCCGAAGCCCTGCCGGACGGCGTTGCGCTGTTCGTCGGCGGACGCAGCGCCGGCGCGCGGGTCGCCTGCCGAACCGGTCTGGAGACCGGAGCCGCCGGCGTGCTCGCCCTGGCCTTTCCGCTGCACCCGCCCGGCAAGCCGGACAAGTCGCGTGCGCCCGAACTGCTCGGCACCGGCCTGCCGACGCTCGTGGTGCAGGGCGCGGCCGACGCCTTCGGTGGGCTCGCGGAGTTCCCCGAGCTGCCGAAGGGACATCGGCTCGTCGCCCTGCCGGCCGGCACGCACGAGTTCGCCGTCCGCAAGACCCAGGAGCCGGTGCTGGATCAGATCACTGACGCGGTCTCCGAGTGGATCAGCTCGTTGCTCTGA
- a CDS encoding alanine--tRNA ligase-related protein: protein MDTTHSTLVQTFVDFYRERGHQPLPGDSLIAPPGDPVLFTTAGMHHLTPYLEGRPHPLGNRLVGSQRCLRTTDLDEVGDRSHLTVFEMLGTWSLGDYDGEQSLRWGFELLRDGFGLRPGSLHATVFGGDDVLGPDTESLEVWQDLGVPVEPTRGEENWWSNGPTGPCGPDSEIFVWTGDGIPSGTPTTDPRWVEIWNHVMMRYRRHDDGTLTPLPQRNIDTGLGLDRLATVLQGADSVYGCDIFASWREVVTQHWDLDEREQRIVMDHLRSCIAIIGDCVLPASGGRGYVLRRLLRRVLTILWREGRPSFTLGDLPIELFAETLDHFHRLDFPGGPETVRSVVTDEERRFVGLCERGRRVLSRFSGSVLSEEDYSFLHETHGLPREIVDLLRRQENQSNELIHSETASVI, encoded by the coding sequence ATGGACACCACCCATTCCACCCTCGTCCAGACCTTCGTCGACTTCTACCGCGAGCGCGGGCACCAGCCGCTGCCCGGCGACTCGCTGATCGCGCCGCCCGGTGACCCCGTGCTGTTCACGACGGCGGGCATGCACCACCTCACCCCGTACCTCGAGGGCCGGCCGCATCCGCTCGGGAATCGGCTCGTCGGCTCGCAACGCTGCCTGCGCACCACGGACCTCGACGAGGTCGGCGACCGCAGCCATCTGACCGTGTTCGAGATGCTGGGCACCTGGTCGCTTGGCGACTACGACGGCGAGCAAAGCCTGCGCTGGGGGTTCGAGTTGCTGCGCGACGGATTCGGTCTGCGGCCCGGGTCGCTGCACGCCACCGTCTTCGGGGGCGACGACGTCCTTGGCCCCGACACCGAATCGCTCGAGGTCTGGCAGGATCTCGGCGTTCCGGTGGAGCCGACGCGCGGCGAGGAGAACTGGTGGTCGAACGGACCGACCGGGCCGTGCGGACCGGACAGCGAGATCTTCGTGTGGACCGGCGACGGCATCCCGTCCGGCACTCCGACCACGGATCCGCGTTGGGTGGAGATCTGGAACCACGTGATGATGCGCTACCGCCGCCATGACGATGGCACGCTGACGCCGCTGCCTCAGCGCAACATCGACACCGGCCTAGGTCTCGACCGGCTCGCGACGGTTCTTCAGGGAGCCGACTCGGTCTATGGCTGCGACATCTTCGCGTCGTGGCGCGAGGTCGTAACGCAGCACTGGGATCTCGACGAACGCGAGCAGCGCATCGTGATGGACCATCTGCGGTCGTGTATCGCGATCATCGGGGACTGCGTGCTGCCGGCGAGCGGCGGTCGCGGCTACGTGCTGCGCCGGCTGCTCCGCAGGGTACTGACGATCCTCTGGCGCGAAGGCAGGCCGTCCTTCACTCTGGGCGATCTGCCGATCGAGCTCTTCGCGGAGACGCTGGACCACTTCCACCGGCTCGACTTCCCCGGCGGGCCGGAGACGGTCCGCTCGGTGGTCACCGATGAGGAACGCCGGTTCGTGGGCCTGTGCGAACGCGGCCGACGCGTCCTGTCGCGGTTCTCAGGCTCCGTACTCAGCGAGGAGGACTACAGCTTTCTGCATGAGACGCACGGGCTGCCGCGCGAGATCGTCGACCTGTTGCGCAGGCAGGAGAATCAGAGCAACGAGCTGATCCACTCGGAGACCGCGTCAGTGATCTGA
- a CDS encoding PIN domain nuclease, whose product MAMTAWLIDKSALVRLAQSPDAGEWALRIERGLVRITTVTRLEVGYCARSGTDLRSGLRRPPLSSMPVEHLTPAVEERALEVLALLADRGQHRAPSIPDLLIAATAELAGLTVLHDDKDFDLIAELTGQPLERLTPS is encoded by the coding sequence ATGGCGATGACCGCCTGGCTGATCGACAAGTCCGCGCTGGTGCGCCTCGCGCAGAGCCCCGACGCGGGCGAATGGGCGCTCCGGATCGAGCGCGGCCTCGTCCGGATCACCACCGTCACCCGCCTCGAAGTGGGCTATTGCGCGCGCAGCGGCACGGACCTTCGCAGTGGATTGCGACGCCCACCACTCTCCTCGATGCCGGTCGAACATCTGACCCCGGCCGTCGAGGAGCGGGCGCTCGAGGTGCTCGCGCTGCTCGCCGACCGCGGACAGCACCGAGCCCCGTCCATCCCGGATCTGCTCATCGCCGCCACCGCCGAGCTGGCCGGACTGACCGTTCTGCACGACGACAAGGACTTCGACCTGATCGCCGAGCTGACCGGCCAGCCGCTCGAACGGCTCACGCCGTCCTGA
- a CDS encoding FitA-like ribbon-helix-helix domain-containing protein produces MTDMLIRDVPDTVIAALDAHAARLGLSRSEYVRRRLAQEAAVDDNPVTVEDLSHFSALFGDLADPGVMGEAWR; encoded by the coding sequence ATGACCGACATGCTCATCCGTGACGTGCCCGACACCGTGATCGCCGCTCTCGACGCACACGCGGCCCGGTTGGGCCTCTCCCGCAGCGAGTACGTCCGGCGCCGCCTCGCCCAGGAAGCCGCCGTCGACGACAACCCGGTCACGGTCGAAGACCTCTCGCACTTCTCCGCCTTGTTCGGCGACCTGGCCGACCCGGGAGTGATGGGCGAAGCATGGCGATGA
- a CDS encoding penicillin acylase family protein, protein MSERDEHEPMAADDSITESAAEPEAEPEPGREPDAQAEPEPDSPPEPQPDSQPAPKRRKRLRKTKITALVLVALLLVVTGSGAWYIHHTVDASFPQVSGTLTVPGLDGQVEVDRNAQGVPQIYAASSHDLFFTQGYVQAQDRFWQMDVYRHITAGRLSEMFGSSQLSTDEFIRTMGWYSIAQQEYSQLSPSTQASLLAYSAGVNAYLKDHTGAKASVEYAILGLQTSYTPYAWTPVDSIAWLKALAWDLRDNLQDEIDRSLSTQKLTTAQVDQLFPDYPSSHPDIVNQGAVADGAFDQNATPTASTASTVLPAGAVGAMSQLSTLIKDLPQTLSPEVQGVGSNSWVVSGSLTTTGQPLLANDPHLGPELPSIWYQMGLHCTTVDAACPYDVAGFTMPGTPGVVIGHTDTVAWGFTNGTEDVTDLVLEKVTGDTYLYDGRQVPLTEHKETIKVAGGDPVTITVRQTNQGPLVSDADTDLASVGKDAPVAPVSASASASASASASGDDAAPARGSAGYAVALRWTALTPTKTMDALFEVDQATDWNSFRAAAKDFAVPSQNMIYADTSGNIGYQTPGQIPIRKAGDGTWPVPGWTDAYEWTGYIPFDELPHELNPKAGFIVTANNPIISSSGYPYLLSKDFDYGYRANEITQRLTQATSNGGKIDADGMRAIEADTTNEFAETLVPYLESAPTASSTAADKALLANWNFTTPANSAAAAYFYEVYYYLLKDAFMSKLPSSVDVDGGDRWFTVVSDLLPDASSDWWSDPSAPSVHGRDALLGLAMDQAAQYLSQKYGSDASKWQWGDLHTLTPTNQTLGTGGPGIVKSFLNGDAIPVAGGSAVVDANGFDIAEGFDVNEVPSMRMVVDLSDLDHSTWVNLTGASGHVKDPNYLDQLPLWQNQKTLPWPFTRAAVLAATKNKLVLEP, encoded by the coding sequence ATGAGCGAGCGGGACGAACATGAGCCGATGGCGGCGGACGACTCGATAACCGAGTCGGCAGCGGAGCCGGAAGCCGAGCCGGAGCCAGGGCGAGAACCTGACGCCCAAGCCGAGCCTGAGCCGGACTCCCCGCCCGAACCTCAGCCCGATTCCCAGCCCGCGCCCAAGCGCCGTAAACGTCTCCGTAAGACGAAGATCACTGCTCTGGTCCTCGTCGCGCTGCTGTTGGTGGTCACCGGCAGCGGGGCCTGGTACATCCACCACACTGTCGACGCCTCGTTCCCCCAGGTCTCCGGCACCCTCACCGTCCCCGGCCTCGACGGCCAGGTGGAGGTGGACCGCAACGCCCAGGGCGTTCCGCAGATCTACGCAGCGTCCTCGCACGACCTGTTCTTCACTCAGGGCTACGTGCAGGCGCAGGACCGGTTCTGGCAGATGGACGTCTACCGGCACATCACCGCGGGGCGCCTGTCCGAGATGTTCGGCTCCAGCCAGCTCTCCACGGACGAGTTCATCCGCACCATGGGCTGGTATTCGATCGCGCAGCAGGAGTACAGCCAGCTCTCGCCCTCGACCCAGGCGTCCCTGCTGGCCTACTCGGCCGGGGTCAACGCCTATCTCAAGGACCATACGGGCGCGAAGGCCAGTGTCGAGTACGCCATCCTGGGCCTGCAGACTTCGTACACGCCCTACGCCTGGACCCCGGTCGACTCGATCGCCTGGCTCAAGGCCCTGGCCTGGGACCTGCGGGATAACCTGCAGGACGAGATCGACCGGTCGCTCTCCACGCAGAAGCTGACCACCGCTCAGGTCGACCAGCTCTTCCCGGACTACCCGTCCTCGCATCCGGACATCGTCAACCAGGGGGCCGTGGCCGACGGCGCCTTCGATCAGAACGCGACGCCCACCGCGTCGACGGCTTCCACTGTTCTGCCGGCCGGGGCCGTGGGTGCGATGTCGCAGCTGTCCACACTGATCAAGGACTTGCCGCAGACGCTCTCGCCCGAGGTGCAAGGCGTCGGCTCGAACTCGTGGGTCGTGTCCGGCTCGCTCACCACGACCGGTCAGCCGCTGCTGGCAAACGATCCGCACCTCGGGCCCGAGCTGCCCTCGATCTGGTACCAGATGGGCCTGCACTGCACGACCGTGGACGCGGCCTGCCCCTACGACGTCGCCGGGTTCACCATGCCGGGCACGCCGGGCGTCGTCATCGGGCATACCGACACCGTCGCGTGGGGCTTCACCAACGGGACCGAGGACGTGACGGACCTGGTGCTGGAGAAGGTCACCGGGGACACGTACCTCTACGACGGTCGCCAGGTGCCGCTGACCGAACACAAAGAGACCATCAAGGTCGCCGGCGGAGACCCCGTGACGATCACCGTCCGGCAGACGAATCAGGGACCGTTGGTATCCGACGCCGACACCGATCTGGCCTCCGTCGGCAAGGACGCTCCAGTCGCTCCGGTATCGGCCTCGGCCTCGGCCTCAGCCTCAGCCTCGGCGAGCGGCGACGACGCGGCGCCCGCGCGGGGCAGCGCGGGATATGCCGTTGCTCTGCGGTGGACGGCGCTGACGCCCACCAAGACGATGGACGCGCTGTTCGAGGTCGACCAGGCCACCGACTGGAACAGCTTCCGGGCCGCGGCGAAGGACTTCGCCGTGCCGTCGCAGAACATGATCTACGCCGACACCTCCGGCAACATCGGCTACCAGACGCCCGGCCAGATCCCGATCCGCAAGGCGGGTGACGGCACGTGGCCGGTTCCGGGCTGGACCGACGCGTACGAGTGGACCGGCTACATCCCGTTCGACGAGCTGCCGCACGAGCTGAACCCGAAGGCCGGATTCATCGTCACCGCGAACAACCCGATCATCTCCTCCTCGGGTTATCCGTATCTGCTCTCGAAAGACTTCGACTACGGATACCGGGCCAACGAGATCACCCAGCGGCTGACCCAGGCGACCAGCAACGGCGGCAAGATCGACGCGGACGGCATGCGCGCGATCGAGGCCGACACGACGAACGAGTTCGCCGAGACTCTCGTGCCCTACCTCGAATCCGCGCCGACCGCCTCGTCTACGGCCGCGGACAAGGCACTGCTGGCGAACTGGAACTTCACGACCCCGGCGAACTCGGCTGCGGCCGCGTACTTCTACGAGGTCTACTACTACCTGCTCAAGGACGCCTTCATGAGCAAGTTGCCGTCGTCCGTCGATGTGGACGGCGGCGACCGGTGGTTCACCGTGGTCAGCGACTTGCTGCCGGACGCGTCCAGCGACTGGTGGTCGGACCCGTCGGCTCCCTCCGTGCACGGTCGTGACGCGCTGCTGGGTCTGGCCATGGACCAGGCCGCGCAGTACCTGTCGCAGAAGTACGGGTCCGACGCGAGCAAGTGGCAGTGGGGCGACCTGCACACACTCACGCCCACCAACCAGACCCTCGGCACCGGCGGCCCGGGCATCGTCAAGTCGTTCCTCAACGGCGACGCGATCCCGGTGGCCGGCGGCTCCGCGGTCGTGGACGCGAACGGCTTCGACATCGCGGAAGGGTTCGACGTCAACGAGGTGCCGTCGATGCGGATGGTGGTGGACCTGAGCGACCTCGACCACTCCACCTGGGTCAACCTCACCGGCGCCTCGGGCCACGTGAAGGACCCGAACTACCTGGACCAGCTCCCGCTGTGGCAGAACCAGAAGACGCTGCCGTGGCCGTTCACCCGCGCCGCGGTGCTGGCCGCGACGAAGAACAAGCTGGTCCTGGAGCCCTAG
- the mug gene encoding G/U mismatch-specific DNA glycosylase produces MSTGPASPKPPRPTAAELEAARDALIPDVIAPRLKVLFCGINPGLWSGAVGLHFARPGNRFWPALYASGFTPELLVPSRQRELLALGLGISNVVDRTTARADELTADELREGGRKLAEKAAEFRPGWIAVVGVTAYRTAFARRDAQVGPQPDPMAHSKVWVLPNPSGLNAHWSAAALAAEFARFREAAGVPAAGPDRQRGAGG; encoded by the coding sequence ATGAGCACCGGCCCAGCCTCCCCCAAGCCGCCCCGCCCCACCGCCGCCGAACTCGAGGCCGCCCGCGACGCCCTCATCCCCGACGTCATCGCACCCCGGCTCAAGGTCCTGTTCTGCGGGATCAACCCGGGCCTGTGGTCCGGCGCCGTCGGCCTCCACTTCGCCCGCCCCGGCAACCGGTTCTGGCCCGCGCTGTACGCCTCCGGCTTCACTCCGGAGCTGCTGGTCCCGTCCCGCCAGCGCGAGCTGCTCGCCCTCGGCCTCGGCATCAGCAACGTCGTCGACCGCACCACCGCCCGCGCCGACGAGCTCACCGCGGACGAGCTGCGCGAGGGCGGGCGCAAGCTCGCCGAGAAGGCGGCCGAGTTCCGGCCGGGATGGATCGCGGTGGTGGGCGTCACGGCGTACCGCACGGCGTTCGCCCGCCGCGACGCGCAGGTCGGACCGCAGCCGGACCCGATGGCGCACAGCAAGGTCTGGGTGCTGCCGAACCCGAGCGGCTTGAACGCGCACTGGAGCGCGGCGGCGCTGGCCGCCGAGTTCGCCCGCTTCCGCGAGGCGGCCGGCGTACCGGCGGCCGGGCCGGATCGTCAACGCGGCGCAGGAGGCTGA
- a CDS encoding SDR family NAD(P)-dependent oxidoreductase — protein MTETILTGRLALITGGTRGIGRACARAMAAAGAEVVLTGRDAQAAKDAADAIAAETGAQVTGMQLDVLEDATAEATFEAVEALVAEITAEHGELDILVANAGILRFTPLGMITPADLGGLVSVNLVGTFAVLQAATASMRRNGGGSAMLMSSLVGGVGGDALTAYSATKAAIATMARSAARDLGPEGVRVNAIAPGVIYTDMVSPAPQEMLDATIARTPLRRVGAPEDVAGAAVFLASDAASYITGHVLSVDGGLLI, from the coding sequence GTGACCGAGACCATCCTGACCGGCCGCCTCGCGCTGATCACCGGCGGCACCCGCGGGATCGGCCGGGCCTGTGCCCGGGCGATGGCCGCCGCGGGCGCCGAGGTCGTGCTGACCGGCCGGGACGCGCAGGCGGCCAAGGACGCGGCCGACGCGATCGCCGCCGAGACCGGGGCCCAGGTCACCGGGATGCAGCTGGACGTGCTGGAGGACGCCACCGCCGAGGCCACCTTCGAGGCCGTGGAAGCGCTGGTGGCCGAGATCACCGCCGAGCACGGCGAACTCGACATCCTCGTCGCCAACGCCGGCATCCTCCGCTTCACCCCGCTCGGGATGATCACCCCGGCCGACCTCGGCGGCCTGGTGTCGGTGAACCTGGTGGGCACCTTCGCCGTGCTCCAGGCGGCGACCGCGTCGATGCGCCGGAACGGCGGCGGGTCGGCCATGCTCATGTCCTCGCTGGTGGGCGGCGTCGGCGGGGACGCGCTGACCGCCTACTCGGCGACGAAGGCGGCCATCGCGACGATGGCCAGGTCGGCCGCGCGCGACCTCGGGCCGGAGGGCGTGCGGGTCAACGCGATCGCGCCCGGCGTCATCTACACCGACATGGTCAGCCCGGCTCCGCAGGAGATGCTCGACGCCACCATCGCCCGGACGCCGCTGCGCCGGGTCGGCGCGCCCGAGGACGTGGCCGGCGCCGCCGTTTTCCTCGCCTCCGACGCCGCGTCGTACATCACCGGCCACGTCCTGTCCGTCGACGGCGGGCTGCTGATCTGA